A DNA window from Methanospirillum lacunae contains the following coding sequences:
- a CDS encoding aldehyde ferredoxin oxidoreductase N-terminal domain-containing protein has product MDPNLSRLLIIDLSSKTFRIEERTSLFEERIGGAGVAIRLLHEFCPKGTDPLGPDNPIILAVGSLSALFPLASKCVAMFKSPLTGNLGESHAGGRTATSIRMAGFGAIVITGKSSQPVYLSITHNDVQFLDARSLWGMARGDTIARIIRTIDGNPGTRTILRIGRAGEQLVRYAAVTSETYRHFGRMGLGAVFGSKLLKAIVISGDAAIPVNNIKGYRLLYDQIFDAVTKSPIMKKYHDVGTAVNVLPLKSLGSIPIKNLTTSQLEKSDQLTGEEFVSNYLARRLACSHCPVSCIHLAQLRTSYPHDPYFFKTTSVCYDYELIYSLGFTLGIANPKQVLSLIDEIEGTGMDAMSSGVVAAYVTEAMKNGLITSDMTGGIELEFGDTSSYMQFFKNLADQQIPFYKNLGKGVDYTSQLYGGSEYALAFGKNEMPGYHTGLAAIIGYLTGARHSHLDSAGYSVDQKPKQSTPEEIATQLYNEEAWRQILASLVICFFARGVYSEEMVQKCLEVSGISKTIDDLVLLGKQILYEKYQFKFREGFSFRNMRIPSRITTHPSGTGLISEKDIRKGIETYENLLLSSGTGPAQSE; this is encoded by the coding sequence ATGGATCCGAATCTATCCCGTCTCCTCATTATCGATCTTTCTTCGAAAACATTTCGGATTGAAGAGAGAACTTCTCTGTTTGAAGAAAGAATTGGGGGAGCAGGTGTTGCGATTCGTCTATTACATGAATTCTGTCCGAAAGGTACTGATCCGCTTGGTCCTGATAATCCAATAATTTTAGCAGTTGGATCATTATCTGCTCTATTTCCTCTTGCATCCAAATGTGTAGCCATGTTCAAATCTCCTCTGACAGGGAATTTAGGAGAGAGCCATGCAGGGGGGAGAACTGCGACGTCTATAAGGATGGCCGGATTTGGTGCAATTGTAATTACCGGCAAATCTTCACAGCCGGTCTACCTTTCTATTACACATAATGATGTTCAGTTTCTTGATGCCCGGAGTCTCTGGGGAATGGCAAGGGGAGATACTATCGCCAGGATAATCCGAACAATTGATGGAAATCCGGGAACTCGCACGATTCTTCGAATTGGAAGAGCCGGAGAACAACTTGTCCGATATGCTGCAGTAACATCTGAAACCTACCGTCACTTTGGAAGAATGGGTCTGGGTGCTGTTTTTGGGTCTAAATTACTAAAAGCAATAGTAATTTCTGGTGACGCTGCAATTCCTGTGAATAATATCAAAGGGTATCGGTTACTTTATGATCAAATCTTTGATGCGGTTACCAAATCCCCCATAATGAAGAAATACCACGATGTTGGGACTGCTGTAAACGTTCTGCCACTTAAATCCCTGGGTTCAATTCCAATAAAAAATCTGACAACTTCCCAATTAGAGAAATCAGATCAACTTACAGGAGAAGAGTTTGTAAGTAATTATCTTGCAAGAAGACTTGCATGTTCTCATTGCCCGGTAAGTTGTATCCACCTGGCTCAACTTCGGACATCATATCCACATGATCCTTACTTTTTCAAGACAACTTCTGTCTGTTACGATTACGAACTCATTTACTCTCTTGGATTTACACTTGGAATCGCCAATCCCAAACAGGTTCTCTCACTCATTGACGAGATAGAAGGAACGGGAATGGATGCCATGTCTTCTGGAGTAGTGGCCGCTTATGTAACAGAAGCGATGAAAAATGGTCTTATTACTTCTGATATGACAGGAGGAATTGAGCTGGAATTTGGAGATACCTCCAGTTATATGCAGTTTTTTAAAAATCTTGCTGACCAGCAGATTCCATTCTATAAAAACCTTGGAAAAGGTGTTGACTATACATCTCAACTGTATGGAGGATCAGAATATGCATTAGCATTTGGGAAAAATGAGATGCCCGGGTATCACACGGGTCTTGCTGCTATCATCGGGTACCTGACCGGAGCCCGTCATAGTCACCTGGACAGTGCTGGATACAGTGTGGATCAAAAACCCAAACAAAGTACTCCTGAAGAGATAGCAACTCAATTGTATAATGAAGAGGCATGGCGCCAGATTTTGGCAAGTCTGGTGATCTGCTTCTTTGCAAGAGGGGTTTATTCTGAAGAGATGGTGCAAAAATGTTTAGAAGTAAGTGGAATTTCAAAAACCATTGATGATTTGGTCTTGCTTGGAAAACAGATCCTTTATGAAAAGTATCAATTTAAATTCAGAGAAGGATTTAGTTTCAGGAATATGAGAATTCCCTCTCGAATCACTACACACCCATCTGGTACAGGACTTAT
- a CDS encoding 4Fe-4S binding protein, producing MSTRRLAVIDANRCVGCQCCMFACNRRLGVGGLSRSAIHISSVGGISRGFSVKVCRACEDPPCADVCPTQAMKRRDGGGVKFHQDICTKCGSCMNACILGAITWDNENNVPIVCIYCGICARYCPYQVIELEDISGEM from the coding sequence ATGTCCACCCGACGCCTTGCGGTTATTGACGCGAATCGATGTGTCGGATGCCAGTGTTGTATGTTTGCCTGTAATCGAAGACTTGGAGTTGGAGGTTTATCCCGATCTGCAATTCATATCTCTTCTGTTGGTGGGATATCCAGAGGTTTTTCTGTAAAAGTGTGCCGTGCATGTGAGGATCCACCATGTGCTGATGTGTGTCCCACTCAGGCAATGAAACGCAGGGACGGAGGTGGCGTAAAATTTCATCAGGATATATGCACCAAATGTGGGTCATGCATGAATGCTTGTATTCTGGGTGCTATTACCTGGGATAATGAAAATAATGTACCTATTGTTTGTATATACTGCGGAATTTGTGCCAGATATTGCCCGTATCAGGTAATAGAATTAGAAGACATTTCAGGGGAAATGTAA
- a CDS encoding ABC transporter substrate-binding protein has translation MIYLCIDDTDSLDSIGTGRLAREIADVLNIKYPVVCITRHQLFVHPDIPYTSHNSCAVIHLLDIPKTEYPILFNQAKLIMKERFVEGSDPGIALAGEDQVNSAMVAFGFDTKCMIVTQERARKIADHAGILLEGLGGSEGGVIGAIAGIGLAASGSDGRYLQLGSIREKRGERTVQEILQTGIDQVITLEGKSVSDGTVMIEKFPQPARLLGKAIVLVDERDGQLHLVKRD, from the coding sequence ATGATTTACCTTTGTATTGATGACACTGATAGCCTGGACTCAATAGGAACAGGTCGACTTGCACGTGAAATTGCTGATGTTCTAAATATAAAATATCCAGTTGTATGCATTACCCGCCATCAACTCTTTGTCCATCCAGATATTCCGTACACTTCCCACAATAGTTGTGCAGTTATTCATCTGCTCGATATTCCAAAAACTGAATATCCTATCCTCTTTAATCAGGCGAAACTGATCATGAAAGAACGATTTGTTGAGGGAAGTGATCCAGGAATCGCTCTTGCTGGTGAAGACCAGGTTAACTCAGCCATGGTAGCATTCGGATTTGATACCAAATGCATGATTGTCACTCAGGAACGTGCTCGTAAGATCGCCGATCATGCAGGAATATTACTGGAGGGCCTTGGTGGCAGTGAAGGAGGAGTGATTGGTGCTATTGCGGGGATTGGGCTTGCAGCAAGTGGATCAGATGGGCGATATCTACAGTTAGGTTCTATTCGCGAAAAAAGGGGAGAGCGAACGGTACAGGAGATATTGCAAACCGGTATTGATCAGGTGATAACCCTTGAGGGAAAAAGTGTCTCAGATGGGACGGTTATGATCGAGAAATTCCCTCAGCCTGCCCGTCTACTTGGGAAAGCAATTGTTCTTGTTGATGAACGGGATGGACAACTCCATCTGGTTAAACGGGATTAG
- a CDS encoding Coenzyme F420 hydrogenase/dehydrogenase, beta subunit C-terminal domain, whose translation MVAKGDMVYAWAKDAEILKKGECGGAVTALLKHALESKTVDAVLAVKKGQDIYDAVPAFITDPAEIASTAGSLHCGTLLMPKILKKYLDGAKNLKIAVTCKGCDVMAFYELAKRNQINLDNVIMIGVNCGGSVSPVAARKMISEKFEVDPNIVHKEEIDKGQFIIEYEGGHKGIKIDELEEEGYGRRSNCRRCKMKVPRGADLACGNWGVIGDKAGKATFIEVCSEKGATLVSEAASKGAIETAAPDPKGIDIRGKVEKAMLKLGDEWRHRDFEGLGTGKERLKTIMDESSRCIKCFACVDNCPICYCVECSTKKPWFVTPGQLPPGLMFHLIRFAHISDSCINCGQCEELCAMDIRNALFMHAQQVEIEKMFGHVPGKDMTPPIHALAEERAERARLEATRTDSIYENIFEE comes from the coding sequence ATGGTAGCAAAAGGCGATATGGTATATGCATGGGCAAAAGATGCAGAGATCCTGAAGAAAGGAGAGTGTGGTGGGGCAGTCACAGCACTGCTTAAACATGCACTCGAATCCAAGACCGTTGATGCTGTCCTTGCAGTAAAAAAAGGTCAGGATATCTACGATGCAGTTCCTGCATTCATCACCGATCCGGCAGAGATAGCATCCACTGCAGGTTCCCTGCACTGTGGAACTCTTCTGATGCCAAAGATTTTGAAGAAGTACCTCGACGGTGCCAAGAATCTGAAGATCGCAGTCACCTGCAAAGGCTGTGATGTTATGGCATTCTATGAACTGGCAAAGCGGAACCAGATCAACCTTGACAACGTCATCATGATCGGTGTCAACTGTGGAGGATCTGTCAGCCCGGTTGCTGCCAGGAAGATGATATCTGAGAAGTTCGAGGTAGACCCAAACATCGTGCACAAGGAAGAGATCGACAAGGGTCAGTTCATCATCGAGTACGAAGGCGGACACAAAGGCATCAAGATCGACGAACTTGAAGAGGAAGGATACGGTCGCCGGTCCAACTGCCGCCGCTGCAAGATGAAAGTTCCCCGTGGTGCAGATCTCGCCTGCGGGAACTGGGGAGTCATTGGAGACAAGGCTGGAAAGGCAACCTTTATCGAAGTATGTTCAGAGAAAGGTGCAACCCTCGTATCTGAAGCAGCATCCAAGGGTGCAATCGAGACTGCAGCCCCCGACCCGAAGGGTATCGATATCAGGGGCAAAGTTGAGAAGGCAATGCTCAAACTAGGTGACGAGTGGCGCCACCGTGACTTTGAAGGTCTTGGAACCGGTAAAGAACGTCTCAAGACCATCATGGACGAGAGCTCCCGGTGTATCAAGTGTTTTGCATGTGTTGACAACTGTCCAATCTGTTACTGTGTAGAGTGTTCGACCAAGAAGCCATGGTTCGTCACCCCGGGACAGTTACCACCAGGTCTCATGTTCCACCTGATCAGGTTCGCCCACATCTCTGACTCCTGTATCAACTGTGGTCAGTGCGAAGAACTCTGTGCAATGGATATCAGAAATGCACTCTTCATGCATGCACAACAGGTTGAGATCGAGAAGATGTTCGGACATGTTCCTGGAAAGGATATGACCCCGCCAATTCATGCACTTGCAGAAGAGAGAGCAGAACGGGCACGGCTTGAAGCAACCAGAACTGATTCTATCTACGAAAATATCTTCGAAGAATAA
- the fdhF gene encoding formate dehydrogenase subunit alpha: protein MELSYVQTTCPYCGTGCSFNLVVKDGKVVGTAPYQRSPVNEGKVCPKGLYSHEFINSPDRLTTPLIKKDGKFVEATWDEALKLIAEKFKTFKPDECAVLSSARVSNEDNYAMMKFARGVFKTRHIDHCARLCHASTVAGLANIFGSGAMTNSILDIAQSKCVFVIGSNTFENHPLIGRKIMTAKANGAKVIYVDPRKTPTGKQADLFLQFYSGTDVCLLNGLMQEIIKNGWENKEFIEKRCNGYEDLKSEVMKPDYSLENVSTVTGVPVEDLKTAAEWYAKSGATAILYSMGITQHTTGVDNVKSCGNLQMLTGNLGRPGTGVNALRGQNNVQGACDMGALPVVYTAYQKVIDPAAHKKFEDAWGFPDGIAEGKNGYEVTVMMDVLTDKPGELKCMYIMGENPMISDPDLTHVEHALKSLDFLVCQDIFMNETSVLADVVLPATCFAEKDGTQTSTERRVQMWRKAQDPPGEARLDWQIIADIAKAMGYEKQFAWKSAEEIFTEMASLTPSYAGMNYERLNKPEALHWPCPTKEHPGTPILHGEKFGMPDGKGLMTAISFKYQTERPDAEYPFLLTTGRCIWHWHTGTMTRRSENLEREEPTGWVEINPEDAKALGIRNGEMIKAISRRGEIQITARVTDTIKKGVMFIPFHFVECAANMLTINALDPIAKIPESKACAVKVEKIQGA, encoded by the coding sequence ATGGAATTAAGCTATGTTCAGACAACATGCCCGTACTGCGGTACCGGCTGTTCGTTCAACCTTGTGGTAAAGGACGGAAAGGTCGTCGGGACTGCACCGTACCAGCGTTCACCGGTGAACGAGGGTAAGGTCTGCCCGAAAGGACTGTATTCCCACGAGTTCATCAATTCCCCAGATCGACTCACCACACCCCTGATTAAGAAGGATGGAAAGTTTGTAGAGGCCACCTGGGATGAGGCACTCAAACTTATCGCTGAAAAGTTCAAGACATTCAAGCCCGATGAATGTGCTGTTCTTTCTTCTGCCCGTGTCTCAAACGAAGATAACTACGCGATGATGAAGTTCGCCCGTGGTGTCTTCAAGACACGGCACATCGATCACTGTGCCCGCCTCTGTCATGCATCCACGGTTGCAGGTCTTGCAAATATTTTCGGCTCCGGTGCAATGACCAATTCCATTCTCGATATCGCTCAGTCCAAGTGTGTCTTTGTCATCGGTTCCAACACCTTTGAGAATCACCCGCTCATCGGTCGCAAGATCATGACGGCAAAGGCAAACGGTGCCAAGGTTATCTACGTAGATCCCCGGAAGACACCGACCGGAAAACAGGCCGATCTCTTCCTGCAGTTCTACTCTGGAACTGATGTCTGTCTCCTGAACGGTCTTATGCAGGAGATCATCAAGAACGGATGGGAAAACAAGGAATTCATCGAGAAGCGCTGCAACGGGTACGAGGATCTCAAGAGCGAGGTAATGAAGCCTGATTACAGCCTTGAGAACGTCTCTACCGTGACCGGTGTTCCGGTCGAAGATCTGAAGACCGCAGCAGAATGGTACGCAAAGTCAGGCGCAACAGCCATTCTGTACTCGATGGGTATCACCCAGCACACCACCGGAGTTGATAATGTCAAGTCCTGTGGAAACCTCCAGATGCTTACCGGAAACCTTGGGCGTCCCGGAACCGGTGTAAACGCACTTCGTGGACAGAATAACGTGCAGGGAGCTTGTGATATGGGAGCCCTGCCGGTCGTGTACACCGCATACCAGAAAGTCATCGATCCTGCAGCACACAAGAAGTTCGAAGATGCATGGGGATTCCCTGACGGTATTGCAGAGGGTAAGAACGGATACGAAGTTACCGTCATGATGGATGTCCTCACCGACAAGCCCGGTGAGCTCAAGTGCATGTACATCATGGGTGAAAACCCGATGATCTCTGACCCTGACCTCACACACGTCGAACATGCACTCAAGTCCCTCGATTTCCTGGTCTGTCAGGATATCTTCATGAATGAGACCAGTGTGCTCGCAGATGTTGTTCTCCCGGCAACCTGTTTCGCAGAAAAAGACGGGACCCAGACTTCAACCGAGCGTCGTGTCCAGATGTGGAGAAAGGCCCAGGACCCACCAGGCGAAGCACGGTTAGACTGGCAGATTATTGCCGACATTGCCAAGGCAATGGGATACGAGAAGCAGTTTGCCTGGAAATCAGCCGAAGAGATCTTCACCGAGATGGCATCACTTACTCCATCCTACGCCGGCATGAACTATGAGCGGCTGAACAAACCTGAAGCACTCCACTGGCCATGCCCAACCAAGGAACACCCGGGAACCCCGATTCTCCACGGTGAAAAGTTTGGTATGCCTGATGGCAAGGGTCTTATGACTGCCATTTCGTTCAAATATCAGACCGAACGCCCAGATGCAGAATATCCGTTCCTGCTTACCACCGGACGCTGTATCTGGCACTGGCACACTGGAACCATGACCCGGAGATCTGAAAACCTCGAACGCGAAGAACCAACCGGATGGGTTGAGATCAACCCTGAAGATGCTAAGGCTCTTGGTATCAGGAACGGCGAGATGATCAAGGCAATCAGCCGCCGTGGAGAGATCCAGATCACCGCTCGTGTCACTGATACCATCAAGAAAGGTGTCATGTTCATACCGTTCCACTTCGTGGAGTGTGCAGCAAACATGCTGACCATCAACGCTCTTGACCCAATCGCTAAGATTCCGGAGTCAAAAGCCTGTGCAGTAAAAGTTGAGAAGATCCAGGGGGCCTGA
- a CDS encoding formylmethanofuran dehydrogenase subunit C encodes MDTVKLTAKEVPELYLEAEHITPDVFAGKSNQEIGDLSVHMGNQTYKLSDYFTVEGKAGAIAAETKIVIAGDVSKVKYIGMKMTAGEVEVLGNADMYVGAWMAGGKLLVKGSVDSFAGIAMTGGELIIEGNAKNYIGAAYRGDWRGMQGGKIVVKGNVGSDVGSNINGGTIDIGGNADVHLATHADGGTIIVRGVAKGRVGGQMVKGDIYCLGGVERMMPSYKYDHTEEIELDGKKMNFQVYFGDLGERHGKKKGEIIYGKIYIATGVSETTSAKVTPRSEKKVHLSDLQTNQLASALKEMKEPSVQEVRTYIFDNFGVDMKPSQVSRLISSLKR; translated from the coding sequence ATGGATACTGTAAAACTTACCGCAAAAGAAGTTCCAGAACTCTACCTTGAGGCTGAACACATCACCCCTGATGTGTTTGCAGGAAAGAGTAACCAGGAGATTGGCGATCTTTCAGTCCACATGGGTAACCAGACCTACAAACTCTCTGATTACTTTACTGTTGAAGGAAAAGCAGGAGCTATCGCTGCAGAAACTAAGATAGTTATTGCAGGGGATGTCAGTAAAGTCAAGTACATCGGCATGAAGATGACTGCAGGTGAAGTTGAGGTTCTTGGTAATGCAGATATGTACGTCGGTGCCTGGATGGCAGGCGGAAAACTCCTGGTAAAGGGTAGTGTTGACTCATTTGCAGGAATCGCGATGACCGGTGGAGAACTGATCATCGAAGGTAATGCAAAGAACTACATCGGTGCAGCGTACCGCGGTGACTGGCGTGGTATGCAGGGTGGAAAGATCGTTGTCAAGGGTAATGTCGGTTCAGATGTTGGTTCAAACATCAACGGCGGAACCATTGATATCGGTGGAAATGCTGATGTTCACCTTGCAACACATGCTGACGGAGGAACTATCATAGTCCGTGGTGTGGCCAAAGGTCGTGTCGGCGGGCAGATGGTAAAGGGAGATATCTACTGCCTTGGCGGTGTCGAGCGGATGATGCCTTCTTACAAGTATGATCACACAGAAGAGATCGAACTTGATGGGAAGAAGATGAATTTCCAGGTCTACTTTGGTGACCTGGGAGAACGTCACGGCAAAAAGAAAGGCGAGATCATCTACGGAAAGATCTACATTGCAACTGGAGTATCTGAAACTACAAGTGCAAAAGTAACTCCACGTTCAGAGAAAAAGGTTCATTTAAGTGATCTGCAGACGAACCAGCTAGCTTCAGCATTGAAAGAGATGAAAGAACCAAGCGTCCAGGAAGTCAGAACCTATATCTTTGATAACTTTGGCGTTGACATGAAACCATCTCAAGTCTCCCGTCTTATCTCATCCCTGAAGCGGTAA
- a CDS encoding formylmethanofuran dehydrogenase subunit A codes for MSEYIIKNGIVYDPKTGVKGEVKDICIKDGKIADKVSSKAKSIDAKGKTVMAGAVEIHSHVAGPKVNEGRNFRPEDKLFSYKPGGKNTRMAGGFSIPTTFKTGYEYAKMGYTTVMEAAMPPLYARHVHEEIKDTPIIDQGAFPVFGNNWFVFEYLKNNEMDNVMAYISWLLKTTKGYAIKIVNPGGSEAWGWGENCTTIHDPVPYFDITPAEIMKGLLTANEKMGLPHSIHVHTNNLGNPGNYKDTLDTFKLAEGVKPNNKFGREQVFHHTHVQFHSYGGDSWANFESKAKEIMDYVNANKNMTIDLGCVTLDETTTMTADGPFEHHLTTLNHLKWANVDVELETSSGIVPYVYDPRVKVCAIQWAIGLELGLYTKDPMRSFITTDHPNAGPFIRYPRIFKWLMSDKSRQEMLKSFKYSDKVIAATNLASMDREITFYELAQMTRAGPAKALGLTDMCGGLAPGMDADVVVYNIDENKIKDPEEIEKAFGTASQVFKSGTLVVDKGEVVSNGNKRTLWVDAKVPTNSQVERDVQMKFLKYYSVNLNNYEVSDHYVANPYVIEVEN; via the coding sequence ATGAGCGAATATATCATTAAAAATGGAATTGTCTATGACCCGAAGACCGGAGTCAAGGGAGAGGTCAAGGATATCTGTATCAAAGACGGAAAGATCGCAGATAAGGTCTCATCCAAGGCAAAATCCATCGATGCCAAGGGCAAGACCGTCATGGCCGGTGCAGTTGAGATCCACTCACACGTAGCAGGGCCAAAAGTCAACGAAGGGCGAAACTTCAGACCAGAAGACAAACTCTTCTCATACAAACCAGGCGGAAAGAACACCCGAATGGCTGGTGGATTCTCAATTCCTACCACGTTCAAGACCGGGTACGAGTATGCCAAGATGGGATACACCACCGTCATGGAGGCAGCAATGCCTCCACTCTATGCCCGTCACGTACATGAGGAGATCAAGGACACTCCGATCATCGACCAGGGAGCTTTCCCGGTCTTTGGAAACAACTGGTTTGTCTTTGAGTACCTCAAGAACAACGAGATGGACAATGTCATGGCATACATCTCCTGGCTGCTCAAAACAACCAAGGGATATGCCATCAAGATTGTGAACCCCGGTGGTTCAGAAGCCTGGGGATGGGGTGAAAACTGCACAACCATTCATGACCCGGTTCCATACTTTGACATCACTCCTGCCGAGATCATGAAGGGACTCCTCACTGCCAACGAAAAGATGGGGCTTCCTCACTCAATTCACGTTCACACCAACAACCTCGGAAATCCAGGCAACTACAAAGACACTCTTGACACGTTTAAGTTAGCAGAAGGTGTCAAGCCAAACAACAAGTTCGGTCGTGAACAGGTCTTCCATCACACCCATGTTCAGTTCCACTCTTACGGTGGAGACAGCTGGGCAAACTTCGAATCCAAAGCCAAGGAGATCATGGACTATGTCAATGCAAACAAGAACATGACCATCGACCTCGGCTGTGTAACCCTTGATGAGACCACTACTATGACCGCAGACGGTCCGTTTGAACACCACCTTACAACCCTCAACCACCTGAAGTGGGCCAATGTGGATGTTGAACTAGAGACCAGCTCTGGTATCGTGCCGTATGTCTACGATCCAAGAGTAAAGGTCTGTGCAATCCAGTGGGCTATCGGTCTTGAACTCGGTCTTTACACAAAAGATCCAATGAGATCATTCATCACAACTGACCACCCGAACGCAGGACCATTCATCAGGTACCCACGTATCTTCAAGTGGCTCATGTCTGACAAGTCCAGGCAGGAGATGCTCAAGAGTTTCAAGTACTCTGACAAGGTTATCGCAGCAACCAACCTTGCATCCATGGACCGTGAGATCACCTTCTATGAACTTGCACAAATGACTCGTGCAGGTCCGGCAAAAGCACTCGGTCTTACCGATATGTGTGGTGGGCTTGCTCCGGGCATGGATGCAGATGTCGTTGTCTACAACATTGACGAGAATAAGATCAAGGATCCGGAAGAGATTGAGAAGGCATTCGGAACTGCATCCCAGGTCTTCAAGTCCGGAACTCTCGTGGTTGACAAAGGTGAGGTTGTCAGTAACGGCAACAAGCGTACCCTCTGGGTAGATGCAAAAGTTCCAACCAACTCACAGGTAGAACGTGACGTTCAGATGAAGTTCCTGAAGTATTACAGTGTCAACCTGAACAACTACGAGGTTTCAGACCACTATGTTGCAAACCCGTACGTGATCGAGGTTGAGAACTAA
- a CDS encoding formylmethanofuran dehydrogenase subunit B, which produces MSKTITDVVCPFCGTLCDDLIVTTDDDGKKILGVDNACAIGAEKFVHSSDHSHRVTRPRKMQEDGSFKEITYEEAIEHTATILAKAKKPLMYGWSSTSCEADSVGHEIAELCGGIVDNTAAVCHGTTLIAVQNVGIPSCTLGEVKNRADRIIFWGCNPAHAHPRHMSRYSIFPRGYFTGKGAKQRKIIVVDPRPTDTSTLADVHLQVEQGYDYELLQALRAAIRGEPLVGDVIAGVPKETVYEAAEILKSGRFGVIFFGMGVTQSLGKDHNIDAAICLTKDLNDYTKFSIVAMRGHFNVTGSGQVLGWQFGFPYAVDLSRGFARYNPGETGAIEVLKRQEADAVFVLGSDPGAHFPMRCVKEIARLPSVAIDPHITPTTEICDVHVPVAFVGVEVGGNCYRMDNVPIEARKVVEPPEGMMSDYQFLSAVLDRVKELKAN; this is translated from the coding sequence ATGTCTAAAACGATCACTGATGTAGTCTGCCCGTTCTGTGGTACGCTCTGTGATGACCTTATTGTCACAACAGATGACGACGGAAAGAAGATCCTGGGCGTAGATAACGCCTGTGCAATAGGAGCCGAGAAATTCGTTCACTCCTCAGATCATTCACACCGGGTTACCAGACCACGTAAGATGCAGGAAGACGGATCCTTCAAAGAGATCACGTACGAAGAAGCGATCGAACACACTGCTACAATTCTTGCAAAGGCCAAAAAGCCCCTTATGTACGGCTGGTCATCAACATCATGCGAAGCAGACAGTGTAGGCCACGAAATTGCAGAACTCTGTGGTGGAATTGTTGATAACACTGCAGCAGTCTGTCACGGAACCACTCTGATTGCAGTTCAGAACGTGGGTATCCCGAGCTGTACACTCGGAGAAGTCAAAAACCGTGCAGATCGGATTATTTTCTGGGGATGTAACCCTGCACACGCCCACCCACGCCACATGTCCCGTTATTCCATCTTCCCACGTGGGTATTTCACCGGAAAGGGAGCAAAACAGAGGAAGATTATCGTCGTCGATCCCCGCCCAACCGATACATCTACCCTTGCTGATGTTCATCTTCAGGTTGAACAGGGATATGACTATGAACTCCTCCAGGCTCTTCGGGCTGCAATCCGTGGAGAACCTCTTGTTGGAGATGTCATAGCCGGTGTTCCAAAAGAGACCGTATATGAGGCTGCAGAAATTCTCAAGTCAGGTAGGTTCGGAGTCATCTTCTTCGGAATGGGTGTTACCCAGTCGCTTGGAAAAGACCACAACATCGATGCAGCTATCTGTCTGACCAAGGATCTCAACGATTACACCAAATTCTCGATCGTTGCAATGCGTGGTCACTTCAACGTTACCGGATCCGGTCAGGTACTTGGCTGGCAATTCGGATTTCCCTACGCAGTAGATCTCTCTCGTGGCTTTGCCAGATACAATCCGGGTGAGACAGGTGCCATTGAGGTACTCAAACGCCAGGAGGCCGATGCAGTATTTGTTCTAGGCAGTGACCCGGGAGCACACTTCCCGATGAGATGTGTCAAGGAGATTGCCAGACTCCCATCTGTTGCAATCGACCCGCATATCACCCCAACTACCGAGATCTGTGATGTTCACGTCCCGGTAGCCTTTGTTGGTGTTGAGGTCGGTGGCAACTGCTATCGTATGGATAACGTCCCAATTGAAGCACGTAAAGTTGTAGAACCTCCAGAAGGTATGATGAGTGATTATCAATTCCTCTCTGCAGTTCTGGATCGGGTCAAGGAGCTCAAGGCTAACTAG
- a CDS encoding molybdopterin dinucleotide binding domain-containing protein: MSSITINLISGRTIQQGVSMEGGKEKNNYRLACGIIEMDEADFKKLGVMKNTNVKVSSEFGSVVVKAIAATQGPHPGIAFIPMGPWANKVTSTETYSTGMPTFKGVPVTVEPAPEEKVLSSVDLVREYCFGDN; this comes from the coding sequence ATGAGCTCGATTACGATCAACCTGATATCAGGTCGCACCATCCAGCAGGGAGTCTCGATGGAGGGTGGCAAGGAGAAGAATAACTACCGCCTTGCCTGTGGAATCATCGAGATGGATGAAGCCGATTTTAAAAAACTCGGCGTCATGAAGAACACTAATGTAAAAGTGTCAAGCGAATTCGGGAGTGTTGTAGTCAAAGCTATAGCAGCAACACAAGGCCCACACCCGGGTATAGCATTTATTCCGATGGGCCCCTGGGCTAACAAAGTTACCAGCACCGAGACCTACTCAACCGGAATGCCGACATTCAAAGGTGTACCGGTAACTGTTGAACCAGCACCCGAAGAAAAAGTTCTCTCTTCAGTTGACCTTGTTCGCGAATACTGTTTTGGTGATAACTGA